One stretch of Jiangella gansuensis DSM 44835 DNA includes these proteins:
- a CDS encoding HNH endonuclease signature motif containing protein, which translates to MFEKALLGADTYLAQDPRTGAWVTYDPWELPDDGMLACGVLPDGLLDGLDLPDDAPPGSVSLEATPTGPGLAARLAEVELTAASTYDVVEAAGAWARLASWVAAGQAAALAELTGRPELRPGESGYRSVNPVTNAALEVAARTVTTTRQAENQVGHAVQLVEDFPATWAALSAGLIDERRARLITGELGTHDVAIRRRVEAAVLPAAPDLDTVALRRRIVQLLHQLAPATAEQRCQEARERRDVTLTPAPDAMAHLEAYLPAEDAIAVRKVLDAAADTLQRLDTAGERQRRTAGQRRADALAAMAWQALNTQQIGGAGHRLGCACTCGRAHDEAAGPPDGEALSSTAPPPIPLASAHGRPVAVQLTFPFRALVGLSDEPAELAGYGPIPAQVARHLAAVGIWQWVGTDPVSGHLVDHGAGRYRPTQALIDHVVLRDRTCRAVGCHRPAIHCDIDHRVAHGAGGPTNACNCQPLCRLHHLLKHRGGWRVDRLPSGATAWLSPTGHRYLKPPEPIGPTTAKPPDPGDQPPF; encoded by the coding sequence ATGTTCGAGAAAGCACTCCTGGGTGCTGATACGTACCTGGCTCAGGATCCGCGGACCGGCGCGTGGGTCACGTACGACCCGTGGGAGCTTCCCGACGACGGCATGCTCGCCTGCGGCGTGCTCCCCGACGGTCTGCTGGACGGCCTCGACTTGCCTGACGACGCTCCACCCGGCAGCGTGTCGCTGGAGGCGACGCCGACAGGGCCGGGGCTGGCTGCCCGCCTGGCGGAGGTAGAGCTGACCGCGGCGTCGACCTATGACGTGGTGGAAGCGGCCGGCGCGTGGGCTCGGCTCGCGTCCTGGGTGGCTGCCGGTCAGGCCGCCGCATTGGCGGAGCTGACGGGCCGGCCGGAATTGCGGCCCGGCGAGTCCGGGTACCGGTCGGTGAACCCGGTCACGAACGCCGCGCTGGAAGTCGCCGCCCGCACTGTGACGACCACCCGGCAGGCCGAGAACCAGGTCGGGCACGCTGTGCAGCTGGTGGAAGACTTCCCGGCCACCTGGGCCGCGCTGAGCGCTGGATTGATCGACGAGCGCCGTGCGAGGTTGATCACCGGTGAGCTGGGTACGCACGATGTTGCGATCCGGCGTCGAGTCGAGGCCGCGGTGCTGCCCGCGGCGCCCGATCTGGACACGGTCGCGCTGCGGCGCCGGATAGTTCAGCTGCTGCACCAGCTCGCCCCGGCCACGGCCGAGCAGAGGTGCCAGGAGGCGCGGGAGCGTCGCGACGTCACGCTGACTCCGGCTCCGGACGCGATGGCGCATCTGGAGGCGTACCTGCCTGCCGAGGACGCGATCGCGGTGAGGAAGGTCCTGGACGCCGCGGCGGACACCCTCCAGCGCCTCGACACCGCGGGCGAACGTCAGCGCCGCACCGCAGGCCAACGGCGCGCGGACGCTTTGGCGGCCATGGCCTGGCAGGCCCTGAACACCCAGCAGATCGGCGGGGCCGGCCACCGGCTTGGCTGCGCGTGCACTTGTGGCCGCGCGCATGACGAAGCCGCCGGGCCGCCCGATGGCGAGGCGCTGTCCTCCACCGCACCGCCGCCCATCCCGCTCGCCTCGGCACACGGGCGTCCGGTCGCTGTGCAGCTCACGTTCCCCTTCCGTGCCCTGGTCGGGCTCAGCGACGAACCGGCCGAGCTGGCCGGGTACGGCCCCATCCCCGCCCAGGTCGCCCGGCACCTGGCCGCGGTTGGCATCTGGCAATGGGTCGGTACCGACCCGGTCAGCGGTCACCTCGTCGATCACGGCGCCGGCCGATACCGTCCGACGCAGGCACTGATCGACCACGTGGTCCTGCGCGATCGGACCTGCCGCGCAGTGGGATGTCACCGGCCGGCGATCCATTGCGACATCGACCATCGTGTCGCTCACGGTGCCGGCGGGCCGACCAATGCGTGCAACTGCCAGCCGCTGTGCCGGCTGCATCACCTGCTCAAACATCGCGGCGGCTGGCGGGTCGATCGCCTGCCTTCCGGCGCCACGGCCTGGCTCAGCCCGACCGGCCACCGATACCTGAAGCCACCCGAACCCATCGGTCCCACCACCGCGAAACCACCCGATCCCGGCGACCAACCACCGTTCTGA
- a CDS encoding O-antigen ligase family protein: MSAAPPAAPAASKRRARVSTWRPALLVEPDSLRNARSVREPALLKPITTLTVLIAFLALQFLIPARLVIGGMGAVGRPTVALGILLAFIWALSALRGQIPGARQPIRWIVALYVAVQLFGYAVGFDRGLPGIEASSADRWMILTIAMAGLTLAIADGIPTRAQLDRFLLVLVGLTTVMALIGILQFLGIADLTRYLRLPGLSNNAELIGIGERGGPGFARVASTATHYIEFGVVLSMVLPLALHYALFAAGRRQRQWRWAAVALIASAIPFSLSRSATLAVTLGLVLLATVWPWRQRYNAAVIAVIATAAFSVVQPGVLGTIRSLFSNADDDPSIQDRIARTDYVMDLWSLRPWFGRGAGTVLPEQYILLDNQLYMTLLAGGVVGVAGLVIFLLAPYFVARSVRLRGADQETRHLAQALAVTLPVSLLVSATFDSFSFATFVGVVFVVTGAIGALWRLDHESPHERVLQVAAPGDKYVATPLMALWKRSAHDQQR; this comes from the coding sequence ATGAGCGCGGCCCCACCGGCCGCTCCGGCGGCGAGCAAGCGCCGGGCCAGAGTATCCACTTGGCGGCCGGCCCTGCTCGTCGAACCTGACAGCCTCCGAAACGCCCGCAGCGTGCGGGAACCAGCATTGCTCAAGCCGATCACCACCCTCACCGTGCTGATCGCCTTCCTCGCACTGCAGTTCCTGATCCCGGCCCGGCTGGTCATCGGCGGCATGGGCGCGGTGGGCCGGCCGACCGTGGCACTCGGCATCCTGCTGGCTTTCATCTGGGCGCTGTCGGCGTTGCGCGGACAGATTCCCGGCGCTCGGCAGCCGATTCGCTGGATCGTTGCCCTGTACGTGGCCGTGCAACTGTTCGGCTACGCCGTTGGATTCGACCGCGGCCTGCCAGGTATCGAAGCCAGCAGCGCCGACCGGTGGATGATCTTAACCATCGCGATGGCGGGTTTGACCCTTGCCATCGCCGATGGCATACCGACCCGTGCACAGCTGGACCGCTTCCTCCTAGTGCTGGTCGGCCTCACCACGGTCATGGCGCTGATCGGCATCTTGCAGTTCCTCGGCATCGCGGACCTCACGCGCTACCTGCGGCTTCCAGGGCTGAGCAACAACGCCGAACTCATCGGCATCGGCGAACGAGGCGGACCTGGATTCGCCCGGGTGGCGTCGACCGCGACACACTACATCGAGTTCGGCGTCGTTCTGTCCATGGTGTTGCCGCTGGCACTCCACTATGCGTTGTTCGCCGCCGGACGTCGGCAGCGGCAGTGGCGCTGGGCCGCGGTGGCGCTGATCGCGTCGGCCATCCCGTTCTCGCTGTCCCGCTCGGCCACCCTCGCCGTCACCTTGGGCCTGGTATTGCTGGCGACGGTATGGCCGTGGCGGCAGCGCTACAACGCCGCGGTCATCGCGGTGATCGCCACTGCCGCGTTCAGCGTCGTCCAGCCCGGTGTGCTGGGAACCATCCGGTCGCTGTTCTCGAACGCCGACGACGACCCCAGCATCCAGGATCGGATCGCCCGCACCGACTACGTGATGGACCTGTGGTCGCTGCGCCCGTGGTTCGGGCGCGGCGCCGGGACCGTCCTCCCGGAGCAGTACATCTTGCTGGACAACCAGCTCTACATGACGCTTCTGGCCGGCGGCGTGGTCGGCGTCGCCGGACTGGTGATCTTCCTGCTCGCTCCGTACTTCGTCGCCCGCAGTGTCCGGCTGCGCGGAGCTGACCAGGAGACCCGGCACCTGGCCCAGGCTCTTGCCGTCACGCTGCCGGTGAGCCTGCTGGTGAGCGCGACCTTTGACTCCTTCTCCTTCGCCACCTTCGTCGGTGTGGTCTTCGTCGTGACAGGAGCGATCGGGGCGCTGTGGCGGCTGGACCACGAGTCGCCGCACGAGCGGGTCCTGCAGGTCGCGGCACCCGGTGACAAGTACGTCGCCACGCCGCTGATGGCCCTCTGGAAGCGCTCGGCACACGACCAGCAGCGGTGA